One Methanocaldococcus infernus ME DNA segment encodes these proteins:
- the argF gene encoding ornithine carbamoyltransferase, giving the protein MHILDIDDLSREEILKIIDKAFYFKEHRKEHEKFLKDKSFALIFEKPSTRTRISFDLAIYESGGHSIIMNQNEIHLGKKESIKDTARVISRYVDGIIARVNRHSDLEEMAKYSDVPVINALSNLSHPCQILADLMTIKEHKKSFEVKVAYLGDGNNVCNSLILGCSILGIDIYVATPKGYEPNSGIVLKAKKFAEENDSVVLITNDPKEVAKDADVIYTDVWLSMGDKKDLEEIKKIFPPYQVNSKLLELAKEDVIVMHCLPASRGMEITDDVIDGDRSVVYDQAENRLHAQKALLYHIYK; this is encoded by the coding sequence TTGCATATCTTGGATATTGATGATTTAAGTAGAGAAGAAATATTAAAAATAATAGATAAAGCATTTTACTTTAAAGAGCATAGGAAAGAGCATGAGAAATTTTTAAAGGATAAGAGCTTTGCCCTAATCTTTGAAAAGCCTTCAACAAGGACAAGGATAAGCTTTGACTTAGCCATCTATGAAAGTGGAGGACACTCAATTATAATGAATCAGAATGAGATACATCTTGGTAAGAAGGAGAGCATAAAGGATACTGCAAGGGTTATAAGTAGATATGTAGATGGAATCATAGCAAGGGTTAATAGGCATAGTGATTTGGAAGAGATGGCTAAGTATTCTGATGTTCCAGTTATTAATGCTTTAAGTAATCTCTCTCATCCATGTCAAATATTAGCTGACCTAATGACAATAAAAGAGCATAAAAAAAGTTTTGAGGTTAAAGTAGCTTACTTAGGAGATGGAAATAATGTATGCAACTCTCTAATTTTAGGCTGTTCCATCTTAGGGATAGATATTTATGTGGCCACTCCAAAAGGATATGAACCAAACTCTGGGATAGTGTTGAAGGCTAAGAAATTTGCTGAAGAGAATGATAGTGTAGTGTTAATAACAAATGACCCTAAAGAAGTTGCTAAAGATGCTGATGTCATTTACACAGATGTATGGCTTAGCATGGGAGATAAGAAAGATTTAGAAGAGATAAAAAAGATCTTCCCCCCTTATCAAGTAAATTCTAAGTTGTTAGAGTTGGCTAAGGAAGATGTTATAGTTATGCACTGTCTCCCTGCAAGTAGGGGGATGGAGATAACTGATGATGTTATTGATGGAGACAGATCAGTTGTCTATGACCAAGCTGAGAACAGGTTACATGCTCAGAAAGCCTTACTTTATCACATATACAAGTGA
- the nrdD gene encoding anaerobic ribonucleoside-triphosphate reductase: MIDSKKLNKNIKFLVIKRNGKKEKFDLFKLIKSLKNCGAEEEIINKVVNELMLKVYDEITTDEIKNIVYSILRKYNRELAEKYKRGVILKVRTSEKEFEPFNKEKIVKALIREAKADEETAKRIADEVERELLKLNVKYLTAPMIREIVNVKLIEYGYEELRHKHTRLGLPVYDIKRLIKHGLKENANMLHNPESIHKWVADEVMKQYSLLEMFPKYIADAHIRGDIHLHDLEYAPTRPVCMQHDLRPFFKYGLKVDGTGLHTSTSKPAKHPEVAIQHAAKVMMAAQTNMAGGQSIDEFNVWLAPYVKNLSYDKIKQLMQMFVYELNQMYVSRGGQVIFSSINVELEIPDYLKDKPAVVAGKEVGSYEEYEEEAQLILKALIDVLSEGDALGKPFLFPNFIIKLRDNAFKHEEMMERIHELSAKFGTPYFVNLTRNWQGENVNSMGCRTRLSSDWTGDPEKDTLRTGNMQWYTINLPRIAYEANGDDNRLFEILEERLRIVKDALLIKHDEMIKRLYEDKILPFLTQEFDGEPYYRYEYTTKAFGFVGLNEMLKYHIGEELHESKEALKFGVRVIKFMRDYAERLKEETGLRWSVTQTPAESTAGRFARLDYKYYREETLSVVNGDLNDINSLYYTNSSHVRVNAPITLGEKILVEEKFHPICNGGHILHVWNTEVSSDPEVLMDITKKIAKRDIGYWAYTKNISACEHCGFISGGLRESCPNCRSKNLAKYSRITGYLQNVSNWNRAKQEELKDRRWFSL; encoded by the coding sequence ATGATTGATAGCAAGAAACTAAATAAAAATATTAAATTTTTAGTTATTAAAAGAAATGGGAAAAAGGAAAAATTTGATCTTTTTAAGCTAATTAAATCCTTAAAAAATTGTGGAGCTGAGGAAGAGATCATTAATAAGGTTGTGAATGAATTAATGCTTAAAGTTTATGATGAAATTACAACAGATGAGATTAAAAACATTGTTTATAGTATTTTAAGGAAATATAATAGAGAGTTGGCTGAGAAATATAAGAGGGGAGTTATTTTAAAAGTAAGGACTTCTGAGAAGGAGTTTGAGCCTTTTAATAAGGAGAAGATAGTTAAAGCTTTAATCAGAGAGGCTAAGGCTGATGAGGAAACAGCTAAGAGAATAGCTGATGAAGTTGAGAGAGAACTCTTAAAACTAAATGTTAAGTATCTAACTGCTCCAATGATTAGAGAAATTGTCAATGTTAAGCTTATAGAGTATGGCTATGAAGAGTTAAGGCATAAGCATACAAGGTTAGGCTTACCAGTTTATGATATTAAGAGGTTAATTAAACATGGTTTAAAGGAAAATGCTAACATGTTACATAACCCAGAGTCTATACATAAGTGGGTAGCTGATGAAGTGATGAAACAGTATTCTCTCTTAGAGATGTTCCCTAAGTATATAGCTGATGCTCATATAAGAGGAGATATTCACTTACATGACTTAGAATATGCTCCTACAAGGCCAGTTTGTATGCAACATGACCTAAGACCTTTCTTTAAATATGGGTTAAAGGTTGATGGGACTGGATTACATACATCAACAAGTAAGCCAGCTAAGCATCCTGAAGTAGCTATCCAACATGCTGCTAAGGTGATGATGGCTGCTCAAACCAACATGGCTGGAGGGCAAAGTATAGATGAGTTTAATGTTTGGTTAGCTCCCTATGTTAAAAACTTAAGCTATGATAAGATAAAGCAGTTAATGCAGATGTTTGTTTATGAGCTAAACCAGATGTATGTAAGTAGAGGAGGACAAGTTATCTTTAGCTCTATAAATGTTGAACTTGAAATTCCTGATTACTTAAAGGATAAGCCAGCTGTTGTTGCTGGGAAGGAAGTGGGAAGTTATGAAGAGTATGAGGAAGAGGCTCAACTCATACTAAAGGCTTTAATTGATGTTCTATCAGAAGGAGATGCCTTAGGAAAGCCATTTTTATTCCCAAACTTTATTATTAAGTTGAGGGATAATGCCTTTAAGCATGAGGAAATGATGGAAAGGATTCATGAATTGTCAGCCAAGTTTGGAACTCCTTACTTTGTCAATTTAACAAGGAACTGGCAAGGAGAGAATGTTAATAGTATGGGCTGTAGAACAAGGTTAAGCTCAGACTGGACAGGAGATCCTGAGAAGGATACACTAAGAACTGGAAATATGCAGTGGTACACTATAAACCTACCAAGGATAGCCTATGAAGCTAATGGAGATGACAATAGACTATTTGAAATCTTAGAGGAGAGGTTAAGGATTGTTAAAGATGCTCTACTCATAAAGCATGATGAGATGATAAAAAGACTATATGAAGATAAAATTTTACCTTTCCTAACCCAAGAGTTTGATGGAGAGCCATATTATAGATATGAATACACAACTAAGGCTTTTGGTTTTGTTGGGTTAAATGAAATGTTAAAGTACCATATTGGAGAAGAGCTACATGAGAGTAAAGAGGCTTTAAAATTTGGAGTTAGAGTGATTAAATTTATGAGAGACTATGCTGAAAGGTTAAAAGAGGAAACAGGTTTAAGATGGAGTGTCACACAAACCCCTGCAGAGAGTACAGCTGGAAGGTTTGCAAGACTTGACTACAAATACTATAGAGAGGAAACTTTGAGTGTAGTGAATGGAGATCTAAATGACATAAACTCCCTATACTATACAAACTCTTCACATGTTAGGGTTAATGCTCCAATAACCTTAGGAGAGAAAATTTTAGTTGAAGAAAAGTTCCATCCAATTTGTAATGGAGGGCATATATTACATGTTTGGAACACTGAAGTTTCCTCTGATCCAGAGGTTTTAATGGATATTACAAAAAAGATAGCTAAGAGGGATATAGGTTACTGGGCTTACACTAAAAATATCTCTGCCTGTGAGCACTGTGGCTTTATTTCAGGAGGATTAAGAGAGAGTTGTCCTAACTGTAGGTCAAAGAATTTAGCTAAGTACAGTAGAATAACAGGATACTTACAAAATGTCTCCAACTGGAATAGAGCTAAGCAGGAAGAGTTAAAAGATAGAAGATGGTTCAGCTTATAG
- a CDS encoding class III signal peptide-containing protein, which translates to MRGQISLEFSILILAVIVFVIISVGYVGIYGLNRSVQISAMSLAHSSVAKMKENIELVSLGDINTTKIVYIKTPPGTWSSNNNIIVFTNNNLNYSVSATCSVNVEMNGNLTINQGRTIRAVIRKINDNLVRVTIS; encoded by the coding sequence ATGAGAGGACAAATTTCCTTAGAATTTTCAATCCTTATTTTGGCTGTAATTGTATTTGTTATCATCTCAGTAGGTTATGTAGGAATCTATGGTTTAAATAGAAGTGTACAAATCAGTGCTATGAGCTTAGCTCATAGTTCAGTGGCTAAGATGAAAGAGAATATAGAGTTGGTTAGCTTAGGAGATATAAATACAACAAAAATAGTTTATATAAAAACTCCACCAGGAACTTGGAGCTCTAACAATAATATAATAGTATTTACCAACAACAACTTAAACTATAGTGTTTCAGCAACCTGTTCAGTAAATGTTGAGATGAATGGAAACTTAACTATAAACCAAGGAAGGACTATAAGAGCAGTTATAAGAAAAATTAATGATAATTTAGTTAGAGTTACTATAAGCTGA
- a CDS encoding N-glycosylase/DNA lyase, whose product MLIKKIEELKNSEVARIIEERIKEFKAFKDKPNEEWFKELCFCLLTANSSAELGIKIQKEIDDGFLYLSQEELEKRLRELGHRFYKKRAEYIVKARKYKDNIKDIIQNFRDEKRGREFLVKHIKGLGYKEASHFLRNVGYDNIAIIDRHILRELHDNNYIKEIPKSLSKKRYLEIEKILEDIARETRLKLSELDLYIWYLRTGKVLK is encoded by the coding sequence ATGCTTATAAAGAAGATTGAAGAGCTAAAAAATTCTGAAGTTGCAAGAATTATAGAGGAGAGGATAAAAGAATTTAAAGCTTTTAAAGATAAACCTAATGAGGAGTGGTTTAAAGAACTTTGTTTCTGCCTTTTAACAGCCAACTCTTCAGCAGAGTTAGGAATAAAGATTCAGAAGGAAATTGATGATGGCTTTCTCTATCTAAGTCAAGAGGAACTTGAAAAAAGGTTAAGGGAGTTAGGGCATAGATTTTACAAGAAGAGAGCTGAGTATATAGTAAAAGCAAGAAAATATAAAGATAATATTAAAGATATTATTCAAAACTTTAGAGATGAAAAAAGAGGAAGAGAGTTTTTAGTTAAGCACATAAAGGGCTTGGGATATAAAGAGGCAAGTCACTTTTTAAGAAATGTTGGCTATGACAATATAGCTATCATTGATAGGCATATATTAAGAGAGCTCCATGACAATAACTACATAAAAGAGATCCCAAAATCATTATCTAAAAAAAGATATTTAGAGATAGAGAAAATTTTAGAAGATATAGCCAGAGAAACAAGATTAAAGCTTTCTGAGCTTGATTTATATATTTGGTACTTAAGAACTGGAAAGGTTTTAAAGTAA
- a CDS encoding DUF2124 family protein, translating into MSLSQLLREFREVISTNNINTVAFAGIPGFCQPFAELFGFVIRDKELYFIPYTNYKDSKKLILKENIGLQMEDFGELDKVDCLVIFGGLAMKKFNISEDNVQALINSLSPKLTLGICFMSMFKKANWKIKFDYLFDIYISYEVER; encoded by the coding sequence ATGAGTTTGTCCCAACTCTTAAGAGAGTTTAGAGAAGTAATTAGCACTAACAATATAAATACTGTAGCCTTTGCAGGAATTCCTGGATTTTGCCAACCCTTTGCTGAACTCTTTGGTTTTGTTATCAGAGATAAAGAGCTTTACTTTATCCCATACACAAACTATAAAGATAGTAAAAAGCTAATTCTTAAAGAAAATATAGGGCTACAGATGGAAGACTTTGGAGAGCTTGATAAAGTTGATTGCTTAGTTATCTTTGGAGGCTTGGCTATGAAAAAGTTTAATATTAGTGAAGATAATGTTCAAGCTCTTATAAACTCCCTTTCACCTAAGCTAACCTTAGGGATATGTTTTATGAGCATGTTTAAAAAGGCCAATTGGAAAATAAAATTTGATTACCTCTTTGATATTTATATAAGTTATGAGGTTGAGAGGTGA
- the rqcH gene encoding ribosome rescue protein RqcH → MKKEITNVDLCSIVNELKFLEGGRFDKAFLIDKDDNRELIIKIHKDGSNELVISVGKYKYVTLTSYEREKPKLPPSFAMLLRKYLKNAKLLRIDQVEFDRILLLEFSIGEKKYKIIAELFKDGNIIFLDEEDNIIAPLRVEVFSNRKIAPKEKYQFPPQKPLSLNKLEYSIAYEIFKDFFEKNKEVECVRLVSRILGIGGLYAEEICERANIDKKKKNLSEEEIKKLFLTAKELYEEVVRNRKPNIVIKDGEEVDVVPIELRKYKDYEKRYFNSFYEALDEYFAKFLTSVEIKKEKSKLEKEIEKQESILRRQLETLKAYEEEVRKNQIKGDLIYSNYQLVEEILNAIRVAKDKKGWEEVKRVIRENKEHPIIKLIEGVNEKKGEIIVRLSSDLDGKIEERVVLDIRKSTFENAESYYNKAKKFKSKIEGIKKAIEMSKKKLEELKKKRDVEIEEKKALKKKVKKERKWYEKFKWTVINNFLVIAGKDAITNEIIIKKYTDKDDIVFHADIQGAPFTVIKTNGREVDEETLMEVAKFSVSHSKAWKLGYGALDTYWVKPDQISKRAESGEYLKRGAFVIRGKRNYIRNVPLELGIGVLEYDNSIKITTAPPDTLKKHFIKYVLLKPSNKDKGKVVKELKEIFKEYDVDDEDILSVLPPGGCEIKRQ, encoded by the coding sequence ATGAAAAAGGAAATTACTAATGTTGACCTCTGCTCAATAGTAAATGAACTGAAATTCTTAGAGGGAGGGAGATTTGATAAGGCCTTTTTAATTGACAAAGATGATAATAGGGAGTTAATAATTAAGATACATAAGGATGGTAGTAATGAATTGGTTATAAGTGTTGGGAAATATAAATATGTTACTCTAACCAGCTATGAGAGAGAAAAACCTAAGCTCCCTCCATCCTTTGCCATGCTTTTAAGGAAGTATTTAAAGAATGCTAAGCTTTTAAGAATTGATCAGGTTGAATTTGATAGAATTTTACTCTTAGAGTTTTCCATTGGAGAGAAGAAATATAAGATAATAGCTGAACTCTTTAAGGATGGGAATATAATATTCTTAGATGAAGAGGACAATATAATAGCTCCTCTAAGAGTTGAAGTCTTTAGTAACAGAAAGATAGCTCCAAAGGAGAAATATCAGTTTCCTCCACAGAAGCCCTTAAGCTTGAATAAGTTAGAGTATAGTATAGCCTATGAAATCTTTAAAGATTTCTTTGAAAAAAATAAAGAGGTTGAATGTGTAAGATTAGTTTCAAGAATCTTAGGGATTGGAGGATTGTATGCTGAAGAGATCTGTGAGAGAGCAAATATAGATAAGAAAAAGAAGAATTTGAGTGAGGAAGAGATTAAAAAGTTATTTTTAACAGCTAAAGAGCTTTATGAGGAAGTTGTAAGAAATAGAAAGCCAAACATAGTTATTAAAGATGGTGAAGAAGTTGATGTTGTCCCTATAGAGTTAAGAAAATATAAAGATTATGAGAAAAGATACTTTAACTCCTTCTATGAGGCATTAGATGAATACTTTGCCAAGTTTTTAACAAGTGTTGAAATTAAGAAGGAGAAGTCCAAGTTAGAGAAAGAGATTGAGAAGCAAGAAAGTATTTTAAGAAGACAGTTAGAAACTCTAAAGGCTTATGAGGAAGAGGTTAGGAAGAACCAAATTAAAGGAGATTTAATTTATTCTAACTATCAGCTGGTTGAGGAAATATTAAATGCTATTAGAGTGGCTAAGGATAAAAAGGGATGGGAAGAGGTTAAGAGAGTTATAAGAGAGAATAAAGAACACCCAATTATAAAGCTTATTGAAGGGGTTAATGAGAAGAAGGGAGAGATTATAGTAAGGCTAAGCTCTGATCTTGATGGGAAGATAGAGGAGAGAGTTGTCTTAGACATAAGAAAGAGTACATTTGAGAATGCTGAATCTTACTATAATAAAGCTAAGAAGTTTAAGAGTAAGATAGAGGGGATAAAGAAGGCTATAGAGATGAGTAAGAAGAAGTTGGAAGAGCTTAAGAAGAAGAGAGATGTTGAGATAGAGGAAAAGAAAGCTCTGAAGAAGAAGGTTAAGAAGGAGAGAAAGTGGTATGAGAAGTTTAAATGGACAGTTATTAACAACTTCTTAGTCATAGCTGGAAAGGATGCTATTACAAATGAGATTATTATTAAAAAATATACTGATAAAGATGACATTGTCTTCCATGCTGACATACAAGGGGCTCCTTTTACAGTGATAAAAACTAATGGTAGGGAGGTTGATGAAGAAACCTTAATGGAAGTGGCTAAATTCTCTGTCTCTCACTCAAAGGCTTGGAAGTTAGGTTATGGAGCCTTAGACACTTACTGGGTTAAGCCTGACCAGATATCAAAAAGAGCTGAGAGTGGAGAATATTTAAAGAGGGGAGCATTTGTTATTAGGGGGAAGAGAAATTATATAAGAAATGTTCCTCTTGAACTTGGAATTGGGGTTTTGGAATATGACAACTCCATAAAGATAACAACAGCTCCACCAGACACTTTAAAGAAACACTTTATAAAGTATGTCTTACTAAAACCTTCAAATAAGGATAAGGGGAAAGTGGTTAAGGAACTTAAAGAGATTTTTAAAGAGTATGATGTAGATGATGAAGATATCTTAAGTGTTTTACCACCAGGAGGTTGTGAAATTAAAAGACAATAA
- the infB gene encoding intein-containing translation initiation factor aIF-2 produces MAKKKKQESRLRCPIVSVLGHVDHGKCLSPEENVYINTEEFINIEELFNLSKEVVLKDDNKEIRELNIEVYGASEKGEFTKLKASHVWRVKHEGYLINVELKHAKIKVTPEHPFLTNKGWKRADKLSFNDYLAVPKEFFNCNRYPLKEELERLRLIFGYSEEEIYEKLGIKELDNLKYREIVELLNLFKEELNERKRELRKEPIKYLNSLSVREEIKRELIDLWRRGEFGVEDLNYVKNLIDNFSFLPVKDLKFINYDGYVYDITTEIHNFVANKILVHNTTLLDKIRRTRVAEREAGGMTQHIGASEIPIDVIKKVCKPLLGMLKADLKIPGLLVIDTPGHEAFTSLRRRGGSLADIAILVVDINEGFKPQTFEAVNILKQYKTPFVVAANKIDLIPGWNSREGPFILNFNEKAQHPNALTEFEIRLYNNIIRYLNELGFDADLYSRVKDLTKTVCIIPVSAKTGEGIPDLLMMVAGLAQKFLEERLKLNVEGYAKGTVLEVKEEKGLGTTIDAIIYDGIARRGDYLVVGLPNDVLVTKVKALLKPKPLDEMRDPRDKFRPVDEVVAAAGVKIAAPELERVIAGSPIRIVPKDKIEEAKEEVMKEVEEAKIETDEEGILIKADTIGSLEALANELRKEGVKIAKAEVGDITKKDIIEAYSYKQSNPLYGAIIGFNVKVLPEAEKENEKYKVKIFLDNIIYKLVEDFTEWVKKEKERIEKEKFERLIRPAIVKILPDCIFRQKNPAICGVEVLAGTLRVGSPLMREDGMLLGTVREIKDKGENVKEAKAGKAVSIAIEGKCTLKRHVDENDIMYVAVPEEHVRELYHKYRDRLRSDEVEALLEYMKLMQKLTNNIFWGR; encoded by the coding sequence ATGGCTAAGAAAAAGAAACAGGAAAGTAGGTTGAGATGTCCAATAGTTAGTGTCTTGGGACATGTTGATCATGGTAAGTGTCTATCTCCTGAGGAAAATGTCTATATTAACACTGAGGAATTTATAAATATAGAAGAACTCTTTAACCTCTCTAAGGAAGTTGTTTTAAAAGATGACAATAAAGAAATTAGAGAGCTTAATATTGAAGTTTATGGAGCCAGTGAAAAAGGAGAATTTACTAAGCTAAAAGCTTCCCATGTCTGGAGAGTTAAGCATGAAGGATACTTAATTAATGTTGAGCTTAAACATGCAAAAATAAAAGTAACTCCTGAACATCCCTTCTTAACAAACAAGGGATGGAAGAGAGCTGATAAACTAAGCTTTAATGACTATTTAGCAGTCCCTAAGGAATTTTTTAACTGTAATAGGTATCCTCTAAAGGAAGAGCTTGAGAGATTAAGGTTAATATTTGGCTACAGTGAAGAGGAGATTTATGAGAAGTTAGGGATAAAAGAGTTAGATAATCTTAAATATAGGGAGATAGTTGAGCTACTCAATTTATTTAAAGAAGAGCTTAATGAGAGAAAGAGAGAGCTAAGAAAGGAGCCAATTAAGTATTTAAACTCATTATCAGTAAGAGAGGAGATAAAGAGAGAACTCATAGATCTATGGAGAAGAGGAGAGTTTGGAGTAGAAGATCTAAATTATGTAAAAAATTTAATTGATAACTTCTCTTTTCTTCCAGTGAAGGATCTTAAATTCATTAACTATGATGGCTATGTTTATGATATAACTACAGAGATCCACAACTTTGTGGCAAATAAAATTTTGGTTCATAATACAACTCTTTTAGACAAGATAAGGAGAACAAGGGTAGCTGAAAGAGAAGCTGGAGGAATGACACAACATATAGGAGCAAGTGAGATACCAATAGATGTTATAAAGAAGGTTTGTAAGCCACTATTAGGGATGTTAAAAGCTGATCTAAAAATTCCTGGTTTGTTGGTTATAGATACTCCAGGACATGAAGCCTTCACTTCCCTAAGGAGAAGAGGAGGCTCATTAGCAGACATAGCTATCTTAGTTGTTGATATCAATGAAGGCTTTAAACCTCAAACATTTGAGGCTGTAAATATATTAAAGCAGTATAAAACTCCTTTTGTTGTTGCAGCTAATAAGATAGATCTGATCCCAGGCTGGAACTCAAGAGAGGGGCCATTTATCTTAAACTTCAATGAGAAGGCTCAGCACCCAAATGCACTAACTGAGTTTGAGATTAGACTATATAACAATATCATTAGATATCTAAATGAGTTAGGTTTTGATGCTGACCTCTACTCAAGGGTTAAGGATTTAACAAAAACTGTCTGTATTATCCCTGTTTCAGCCAAGACTGGAGAAGGGATTCCAGACTTATTAATGATGGTAGCAGGTTTAGCTCAGAAGTTCTTAGAGGAGAGGCTAAAGTTAAATGTTGAAGGCTATGCTAAAGGGACAGTGTTAGAGGTTAAGGAAGAGAAAGGGTTAGGGACAACTATTGACGCTATCATCTATGACGGAATAGCAAGAAGAGGAGATTACTTAGTTGTTGGATTACCAAATGATGTTTTAGTAACAAAGGTTAAAGCTCTTTTAAAGCCTAAACCACTGGATGAGATGAGAGATCCAAGAGACAAGTTTAGGCCAGTGGATGAAGTTGTTGCTGCTGCAGGGGTTAAGATAGCTGCTCCTGAGTTAGAGAGAGTTATAGCTGGCTCACCTATTAGAATAGTTCCTAAGGATAAGATAGAGGAGGCTAAAGAAGAGGTTATGAAAGAGGTTGAAGAGGCTAAGATAGAAACTGATGAGGAAGGAATTTTAATTAAGGCTGACACTATAGGATCCTTAGAAGCTTTAGCCAATGAGTTAAGAAAGGAAGGGGTTAAGATAGCTAAGGCAGAGGTTGGAGATATAACTAAGAAGGATATTATTGAAGCTTACAGTTATAAGCAAAGTAATCCTCTTTATGGAGCCATAATAGGGTTTAATGTTAAAGTCCTTCCAGAGGCTGAGAAGGAGAATGAGAAATATAAGGTTAAGATTTTCTTAGATAATATTATTTATAAGCTTGTTGAAGACTTCACTGAGTGGGTTAAGAAAGAAAAAGAAAGAATTGAGAAAGAGAAGTTTGAGAGGCTTATTAGGCCAGCAATTGTTAAAATATTGCCTGATTGTATATTTAGGCAAAAGAATCCAGCTATCTGTGGAGTTGAAGTCTTAGCAGGAACTTTAAGAGTTGGATCTCCACTGATGAGAGAGGATGGAATGTTATTAGGAACAGTAAGAGAGATTAAAGATAAAGGAGAGAATGTTAAAGAAGCCAAGGCTGGGAAGGCTGTTTCTATAGCCATAGAAGGAAAATGTACATTAAAGAGGCATGTGGATGAGAATGACATTATGTATGTAGCTGTCCCTGAGGAGCATGTGAGAGAGCTCTATCATAAGTATAGAGATAGGCTAAGAAGTGATGAAGTAGAGGCTCTCTTGGAGTATATGAAGTTAATGCAGAAACTCACCAATAATATATTCTGGGGTAGATAG
- a CDS encoding fumarylacetoacetate hydrolase family protein — protein MDIREVKPTKIVCVGLNYIDHAKELNMEIPDEPVIFLKPTSSIIYHEDSIIIPKCSKRVDYEVELAYIIKKKAKDVRKEEAEDYILGYTILNDVTARDLQKKDGQWTRAKSFDTFCPIGPKIVDNIEPMNLKIECRVNGEVKQRSNTKNMIFDVYELLEFISSIMTLYPGDIISTGTPPGVGPLKRGDVVECEIEKIGILRNFVK, from the coding sequence ATGGATATAAGGGAAGTGAAGCCCACAAAAATAGTGTGTGTTGGTTTAAACTATATAGACCATGCTAAAGAGCTGAACATGGAAATTCCAGATGAGCCAGTGATCTTTTTAAAGCCAACCTCTTCCATTATTTACCATGAAGACTCTATTATTATTCCAAAATGCTCTAAGAGAGTTGATTATGAGGTTGAACTTGCTTACATAATAAAGAAGAAAGCCAAGGATGTGAGAAAAGAGGAGGCTGAGGACTATATATTAGGATATACAATTTTAAATGATGTGACAGCAAGGGACTTACAAAAGAAGGATGGACAATGGACAAGGGCTAAGAGCTTTGATACCTTTTGCCCCATAGGGCCTAAAATAGTTGATAATATAGAGCCAATGAACTTAAAAATAGAGTGTAGAGTTAATGGAGAGGTTAAACAGAGATCAAACACTAAGAATATGATATTTGATGTCTATGAGCTATTGGAATTCATTTCCTCCATCATGACCCTCTATCCAGGAGATATTATCTCAACAGGAACCCCTCCAGGAGTAGGGCCTCTTAAAAGGGGAGATGTTGTTGAGTGTGAAATAGAGAAAATAGGAATATTAAGAAACTTTGTTAAGTAA
- the trpA gene encoding tryptophan synthase subunit alpha, with amino-acid sequence MRIEEKFKELKEKGEKAFIAFYVGGDPSYEVSLEALKRICKYSDIVEIGIPFSDPVADGLTIQKADIRALNAGMTPIKAFKLVEELNKFYPDVPKVFLTYYNIIFKMGEEEFVKRCKEAGVAGIIVPDLPIEEANSLHEICEKYGVSLIFLVAPTTPDERIKKIVEKGSGFIYVVSTTGITGEREKLAKEAKETVERVKRYTDLPVCVGFGISKKEHVEEICKVADGAIVGSAIVKIVEKNLNDKEKMLKEIEDFVKELKEGTKKKLLNKVS; translated from the coding sequence ATGAGGATAGAGGAGAAGTTTAAAGAACTTAAAGAGAAGGGAGAGAAAGCCTTTATAGCCTTTTATGTTGGAGGAGATCCAAGCTATGAGGTGTCATTAGAAGCTTTAAAAAGAATATGTAAATACTCTGATATAGTTGAAATTGGAATCCCTTTCTCAGATCCAGTAGCTGATGGTTTAACTATTCAAAAAGCTGACATTAGAGCATTGAATGCGGGAATGACACCAATAAAGGCATTTAAGTTAGTAGAAGAGCTTAATAAATTCTATCCAGATGTGCCAAAGGTTTTTTTAACCTACTACAATATTATCTTTAAGATGGGAGAAGAAGAGTTTGTTAAGAGATGTAAAGAGGCTGGAGTTGCAGGAATAATAGTTCCTGATCTCCCTATAGAAGAAGCCAATTCTTTACATGAGATCTGTGAAAAGTATGGAGTAAGCTTAATTTTCTTAGTAGCTCCTACAACTCCTGATGAGAGGATAAAGAAGATTGTTGAAAAGGGAAGTGGCTTTATTTATGTTGTTTCAACCACTGGAATTACTGGAGAGAGGGAGAAGTTAGCTAAGGAAGCTAAGGAAACTGTTGAGAGGGTTAAGAGATATACAGATCTTCCTGTCTGTGTAGGTTTTGGAATCTCTAAGAAAGAGCATGTAGAAGAGATCTGTAAGGTTGCAGATGGAGCTATAGTTGGAAGTGCAATAGTTAAGATAGTTGAGAAAAATTTAAATGATAAGGAGAAGATGCTGAAGGAGATTGAAGATTTTGTTAAAGAGCTTAAAGAGGGAACAAAAAAGAAGTTACTTAACAAAGTTTCTTAA